A genomic stretch from Spongiibacter nanhainus includes:
- a CDS encoding ATP-binding protein → MSDLGMVSEGAAMDANATTPPGDQTAKNGMHREGGGAASRATPNKGSGRSGKGLVSLPRVIAMLAVVLALSLLAFLLWKTLRNPLETGLHIVRLEQLDTAASAELSLNGALVDARLNLESESQNLKTSRNRFEAALRALQSGQAGVAGVSPAVDSALAAYRDQAEEKLTLVDQYADEQRRLTLLFSAMRSAAVTALNIPGLSRSPQMQADIRDLVQGVTAYALQADPVVRDQVRGMVTEIALAASELETSESRAQIDELLNTSDSLMFTRDAAQTVIEDIDEVATGPALNQLYSSYNSHFSALQNTARQYRQTLAVFAAALLLAFGVIALRLRSSFSTLDELNAELQEANTNLEGVVAERTQDLRQALDDLRMQQAQLIQSEKMASLGQMVAGVAHEINTPLGYASSNVEIVRESLKMMEEGVDAESREEFDMLLGDAQYGLEQIGELVMGLKNFSRVDRSQTELFDLNEGLDTSLKICQNNLKDRVQIEKHYGELPDIRCAPSQLNQVFLNLINNAAQAIDGPGTITLSTRQVDDHVEVSVRDTGSGMDAETRDHIFEPFFTTKPVGEGTGLGLSIVFRIIEDHGGEISVESEPGQGTEFTVRLPIESAQQSASVVVESDPVVGA, encoded by the coding sequence ATGAGTGATCTCGGTATGGTATCCGAGGGCGCCGCAATGGATGCGAACGCTACCACGCCGCCCGGCGATCAGACTGCTAAAAACGGGATGCACCGCGAAGGTGGCGGTGCTGCTAGCCGGGCTACTCCCAACAAGGGCAGTGGTCGCAGTGGTAAAGGACTGGTCTCGTTACCGCGGGTGATCGCGATGCTCGCCGTGGTACTGGCGCTGTCGCTACTGGCATTCCTGCTGTGGAAAACCCTACGCAATCCGCTGGAAACCGGCTTGCACATCGTGCGCCTCGAGCAGTTGGACACCGCGGCGAGTGCCGAGCTGTCCCTCAATGGTGCCTTGGTGGATGCCCGCCTCAATCTCGAGTCAGAGTCCCAGAATTTGAAGACCTCACGCAACCGCTTTGAAGCGGCATTGCGTGCGCTGCAGTCCGGGCAAGCTGGTGTGGCAGGGGTCAGCCCCGCGGTCGATAGTGCGCTGGCGGCATATCGCGACCAGGCTGAAGAAAAATTGACCCTGGTGGACCAGTACGCCGACGAGCAGCGGCGCCTGACGCTGCTGTTCTCGGCCATGCGCAGCGCCGCCGTGACCGCGCTCAATATCCCCGGCTTGTCCCGCTCGCCGCAAATGCAGGCAGATATTCGCGACTTGGTGCAAGGGGTAACCGCCTATGCTCTGCAGGCAGATCCGGTGGTGCGGGATCAGGTGCGGGGAATGGTGACCGAGATCGCCCTGGCAGCATCTGAGTTGGAAACTTCGGAAAGCCGGGCGCAAATTGACGAGCTGCTCAATACCTCTGACAGCCTGATGTTTACTCGGGACGCAGCCCAAACTGTCATTGAAGATATTGACGAGGTGGCAACAGGCCCCGCCTTGAATCAGCTGTATTCCAGCTATAATAGCCATTTTTCCGCGCTGCAGAATACCGCCCGTCAGTACCGCCAAACTCTGGCTGTATTTGCTGCGGCACTGCTGTTGGCCTTTGGTGTTATCGCACTGCGTTTGCGCAGCAGCTTCTCCACCCTGGATGAGTTGAACGCCGAGCTGCAGGAAGCCAACACCAACCTGGAGGGCGTGGTTGCCGAGCGCACCCAGGACCTGCGCCAGGCCCTGGACGACCTGCGTATGCAGCAGGCGCAACTGATCCAGTCGGAGAAAATGGCCTCGCTGGGTCAAATGGTGGCGGGCGTCGCCCACGAAATTAATACGCCGCTAGGCTATGCCTCCAGCAATGTCGAGATTGTCCGTGAATCCCTCAAGATGATGGAAGAGGGTGTCGACGCCGAGTCCCGGGAAGAGTTCGATATGCTGCTCGGCGATGCCCAGTACGGCCTGGAGCAGATCGGCGAGCTGGTTATGGGGCTGAAGAATTTCAGCCGCGTCGACCGCTCTCAAACCGAGCTGTTTGATCTCAATGAGGGCCTCGATACTTCCCTGAAAATTTGCCAGAACAACCTGAAAGACCGGGTGCAAATTGAAAAACACTACGGTGAACTCCCGGACATTCGCTGCGCCCCCTCCCAGCTCAACCAGGTATTCCTCAACTTAATCAACAACGCTGCCCAGGCCATTGATGGCCCCGGGACGATCACTCTGAGTACCCGGCAGGTTGATGACCACGTCGAAGTCTCAGTTCGCGATACCGGCAGCGGTATGGACGCGGAAACCCGCGATCACATTTTTGAACCTTTCTTTACGACCAAGCCGGTAGGAGAAGGCACCGGTCTGGGCTTGTCCATTGTGTTCCGCATTATCGAGGATCACGGTGGTGAAATTTCCGTCGAGTCGGAGCCCGGACAGGGCACCGAGTTCACTGTTCGGCTGCCGATTGAATCTGCACAACAAAGTGCATCGGTGGTGGTTGAGTCCGACCCCGTGGTTGGGGCTTAA
- the rpiA gene encoding ribose-5-phosphate isomerase RpiA translates to MTQDELKRAVAQAAISKVESAIADGEIIGIGTGSTANFFIDLLADYKNDIRGTVASSEASAERLKSHGIEVLELNNAGTLGVYVDGADESNHHLELIKGGGAALTREKIAAAASKEFICIADESKLVDRLGAFPLPIEVIPMARSLVGREVVKLGGNPVYREGVVTDNGNVIIDVYDFMIDVPRKTEETLNNIPGVVTNGLFALRPADVLLLGTPDGVKEMTR, encoded by the coding sequence ATGACACAAGACGAACTCAAACGCGCTGTCGCCCAAGCCGCCATCAGCAAGGTGGAATCTGCCATAGCAGACGGTGAAATCATCGGTATTGGCACCGGCTCTACCGCTAATTTTTTTATCGATTTATTGGCCGATTACAAAAACGATATCCGCGGCACGGTCGCCAGCTCGGAAGCCTCGGCAGAACGCCTTAAAAGCCACGGCATCGAGGTGCTGGAGCTGAATAATGCCGGCACTCTGGGTGTGTATGTGGATGGCGCCGATGAGAGCAACCACCACCTGGAGCTAATCAAGGGCGGCGGCGCCGCACTAACCCGGGAAAAAATCGCCGCTGCCGCCAGCAAGGAGTTCATCTGTATCGCCGATGAGAGCAAGCTGGTGGACCGACTGGGGGCCTTTCCGCTGCCCATCGAAGTCATTCCCATGGCCCGCAGCCTGGTGGGCCGGGAAGTCGTCAAGCTGGGTGGCAACCCGGTATATCGGGAAGGGGTTGTCACGGACAATGGCAACGTCATCATTGATGTCTACGACTTTATGATCGACGTACCCAGGAAGACCGAAGAAACCCTGAACAACATCCCCGGCGTGGTCACCAACGGACTGTTCGCATTGCGGCCCGCCGATGTGCTGTTGCTGGGAACGCCGGATGGGGTAAAGGAAATGACCCGCTAA
- the ggt gene encoding gamma-glutamyltransferase, with amino-acid sequence MMLRLSSYLPKRKSARLILLLWFTALATQSLADKAEIAPEAASDIGSVKTGRYANAAAVTANPHATDAARRILQQGGAAIDAAIAAQLVLGLVEPQSSGIGGGAFMLHWEAEQRALSSWNGRETAPAAVDEAYFLGADGDAMSFFDAVIGGHSVGVPGVLAMLDAAHKAHGKLPWAALFQPAIELAEKGFAISPRLHTLLQRMPKVAVNPAIREYFFEERGDGLEPKPVGHVLKNHDYARTLRTLADKGADEFYRGKLAERIVRAVRRDPNRQGQMTLADMTRYRAQQNTAVCADFLQYRVCGAPPPSSGGTTVLAILGMMEHARVSDWRHGFIEASRLAFADRNHYLADPDFVTVPTAGLVAADYLASRAAMIDSDRRLAEVPAGTPAGAPPRVTAASPELPSTTHLSIVDRWGNIVSMTSSIETAFGSRVMVGGFLLNNQLTDFSFAPKDDNGTLIANRPQGGKRPRSSMAPVMVFQDGEPILALGSPGGARIIDYVALSLYRVLALGQALGDAIAAGHIVAMGGRVEVEKGRFPQVEQAALKALGHPVSEADQTSGLHGILLRGDGLVGAADPRREGAVSGY; translated from the coding sequence ATGATGTTGCGTTTGTCGTCGTACCTGCCAAAGCGAAAATCGGCACGGCTCATATTGCTGCTGTGGTTCACAGCACTGGCCACTCAGAGTTTGGCCGACAAGGCCGAGATTGCACCGGAAGCGGCCAGTGATATTGGCAGCGTTAAAACCGGCCGCTATGCCAATGCGGCGGCGGTGACCGCCAACCCCCACGCCACTGATGCCGCCCGCCGCATATTGCAACAGGGTGGGGCTGCCATCGATGCTGCGATTGCGGCGCAGCTGGTGCTGGGCTTGGTAGAGCCCCAGTCCTCCGGGATTGGCGGTGGTGCCTTTATGCTGCACTGGGAGGCCGAGCAGCGCGCCCTGAGCAGCTGGAACGGGCGAGAAACCGCGCCGGCGGCGGTGGACGAGGCCTACTTCCTCGGTGCCGATGGCGATGCGATGAGTTTTTTTGATGCGGTGATTGGCGGCCATTCGGTGGGGGTGCCAGGGGTGCTGGCGATGTTGGATGCTGCCCACAAAGCACACGGTAAACTGCCCTGGGCAGCCTTGTTTCAGCCGGCCATTGAACTTGCAGAGAAGGGGTTTGCGATCTCGCCAAGGTTGCACACCTTGTTGCAGCGCATGCCCAAAGTGGCCGTTAACCCGGCGATCCGTGAATACTTTTTTGAGGAGCGCGGTGATGGGCTGGAACCCAAACCGGTCGGTCATGTCCTCAAAAACCACGACTATGCGCGAACCTTGCGGACGCTGGCCGACAAGGGGGCCGACGAGTTCTATCGGGGCAAGCTGGCCGAGCGTATTGTCAGGGCAGTGCGCCGTGATCCCAATCGCCAGGGGCAGATGACGCTGGCGGATATGACGCGATATCGCGCTCAGCAGAATACAGCGGTCTGTGCCGACTTTCTTCAGTATCGAGTCTGCGGTGCGCCGCCGCCGTCCTCAGGCGGCACTACTGTTCTGGCGATTTTGGGGATGATGGAGCACGCGAGGGTGTCGGATTGGCGCCACGGGTTTATCGAGGCCTCTCGGCTGGCTTTTGCCGATCGCAATCACTATCTGGCAGACCCTGACTTTGTCACCGTGCCGACGGCGGGCTTGGTGGCCGCCGACTATCTGGCCAGTCGGGCGGCCATGATTGACAGTGACCGGCGTCTCGCCGAGGTGCCGGCAGGCACCCCAGCCGGTGCGCCACCGCGGGTGACAGCCGCTTCGCCTGAGCTGCCTTCTACCACTCACCTCAGCATTGTGGATCGCTGGGGCAATATCGTCAGTATGACCAGCAGTATTGAAACCGCGTTTGGCTCCCGGGTGATGGTGGGGGGATTCCTGCTCAATAACCAGTTGACCGATTTCTCATTTGCGCCAAAGGACGACAACGGGACGTTGATTGCCAACCGCCCTCAAGGTGGCAAGCGCCCCCGCTCGTCGATGGCGCCAGTGATGGTCTTTCAAGACGGTGAGCCTATACTGGCCCTGGGTAGTCCCGGCGGTGCTCGGATTATCGATTACGTGGCCTTGAGCTTGTACCGGGTGTTGGCGCTGGGGCAAGCCCTGGGGGACGCCATTGCTGCTGGGCATATTGTTGCCATGGGGGGGCGAGTGGAAGTGGAAAAAGGGCGTTTTCCTCAAGTCGAGCAAGCCGCGCTAAAGGCACTGGGGCACCCGGTGAGCGAAGCTGATCAAACCAGCGGTTTGCATGGGATACTGCTGCGAGGAGATGGGTTAGTGGGTGCCGCCGACCCGCGCCGGGAGGGCGCGGTCAGCGGTTACTAG
- a CDS encoding alpha/beta hydrolase family protein gives MSMAKAAVSKSEVSEASALQGSVPKVNETPPWWLTLPDDFYCQSDGTELDAEYPFKVYGSAFLDVMLRTSLASMLSASMLPRMLSGRHVEEEKAHLEFYAELAELRDAERVFVEPPDNVDVVGHSPKRREFSPGGGIPSLYLSFRSPFEPLNPEVADDYLSHRRNRTARALYWTHPSGPRPTLIFVHGVVEHWYALNARYFSLRQFYDRGYDVLMVTLPFHGQRGDRRSPFSGYGLFASGFAHLNESMLHAISDLRVWMNYLYARGAPSVGISGLSLGGYLSALLAVVEPRLAFCIPNSPLVAPVDTMRAWQPTRRIMEISARRIGADPLALRRGMAVHSPLSYQPQLDPDRVMIIGGAGDRFTPPRYVRLLHAHWPQSHLHWFPGNHMFHIGQADYLRLMQEFMDRCCQ, from the coding sequence ATGTCCATGGCCAAGGCCGCTGTATCCAAATCCGAGGTAAGTGAAGCCAGCGCACTCCAAGGTAGTGTGCCCAAGGTCAATGAGACACCACCCTGGTGGCTTACGTTGCCGGATGATTTTTACTGCCAGTCCGATGGCACCGAGCTGGACGCAGAGTACCCCTTCAAGGTATACGGCTCGGCGTTTTTGGATGTCATGTTGCGCACCAGCCTGGCCAGCATGTTATCGGCGTCGATGCTGCCGCGGATGCTGTCGGGTCGCCATGTGGAGGAGGAAAAAGCACACCTTGAATTCTACGCTGAGCTGGCCGAATTGCGGGATGCAGAGCGGGTGTTTGTCGAGCCGCCTGATAACGTCGACGTGGTTGGCCACTCGCCAAAGCGTCGGGAGTTCTCACCGGGCGGCGGCATTCCTTCCCTCTATCTCAGCTTCCGTTCGCCCTTCGAGCCGCTAAATCCCGAGGTGGCTGATGACTATTTAAGCCATCGCCGCAATCGCACTGCCCGGGCGCTGTATTGGACCCATCCCAGTGGTCCTCGCCCTACGCTGATTTTTGTGCACGGTGTGGTGGAGCATTGGTACGCCCTCAATGCCCGCTATTTTTCGCTGCGACAGTTTTACGACCGCGGTTATGACGTGCTGATGGTGACTCTGCCCTTTCACGGCCAGCGGGGCGACCGCCGTTCGCCGTTCAGCGGCTATGGCTTGTTTGCCAGCGGTTTTGCCCACCTCAATGAATCTATGCTGCATGCCATCAGCGATCTGCGGGTATGGATGAACTATCTCTATGCTCGGGGAGCGCCCAGCGTCGGTATCAGCGGGCTCAGTTTGGGAGGCTATCTCAGTGCTTTGCTGGCTGTGGTGGAACCGAGGCTGGCGTTCTGTATTCCCAACTCGCCGCTGGTGGCGCCGGTGGATACCATGCGGGCCTGGCAGCCTACTCGGCGCATTATGGAGATATCTGCCCGGCGTATCGGCGCCGATCCGCTGGCCTTGCGCCGGGGCATGGCGGTTCACAGCCCGCTGTCCTACCAACCCCAGTTGGATCCAGACCGGGTGATGATTATCGGTGGTGCCGGTGATCGCTTTACGCCGCCTCGCTACGTGCGCCTGCTGCATGCTCATTGGCCCCAAAGCCATTTGCACTGGTTCCCCGGCAACCACATGTTTCATATTGGCCAGGCGGATTATCTGCGTCTTATGCAGGAATTTATGGACCGCTGCTGTCAGTAG
- the xerC gene encoding tyrosine recombinase XerC, which yields MTLDSAVDQFLDYAATARRLSPHTLAGYRRDLTAFVEFCSEHGLQRSGDCDAGHIRQFVSKRRQQGASATTISRQLSALRSFFQYQLRQGHIKANPAQGISAPKRGRRLPGTLDVDQVKHALEFAGDRPIDLRDRAIMELFYSSGLRLAELASLDRYGVDLKEGLVTVTGKGNKRRTVPVGKMAVKALQQWLRHRDTMTSDDDALFLNNRGGRLGHRGIQARLSYRAKQQGLPQHLHPHKLRHSFASHMLESSGDLRAVQELLGHANLATTQIYTHLDFQHLAQVYDRSHPRANRKPRKPE from the coding sequence ATGACGCTAGATTCCGCTGTTGATCAATTTCTGGACTACGCCGCCACGGCCAGACGGCTTTCTCCCCACACACTTGCTGGTTATCGGCGGGACCTCACGGCCTTTGTTGAATTTTGTAGCGAGCATGGGCTCCAGCGCAGCGGGGATTGCGACGCCGGCCACATTCGCCAGTTTGTCTCCAAGCGCCGACAGCAGGGGGCATCTGCGACTACGATCAGTCGGCAATTGTCCGCACTGCGCAGTTTCTTTCAGTACCAACTGCGACAGGGACATATCAAAGCCAACCCCGCCCAGGGCATCAGTGCGCCCAAGCGGGGCCGACGATTGCCCGGCACCTTGGATGTCGACCAAGTCAAGCACGCCCTGGAATTTGCCGGCGACCGGCCTATCGACCTCCGCGACCGGGCGATTATGGAGCTCTTCTACTCTTCGGGCCTGCGACTGGCTGAGCTGGCGTCGCTAGATCGCTACGGCGTTGACCTTAAAGAAGGACTGGTCACCGTCACCGGCAAAGGCAACAAACGCCGAACTGTCCCCGTGGGAAAGATGGCGGTGAAGGCGCTGCAACAATGGTTGCGTCACCGGGACACCATGACCAGCGACGACGACGCCTTGTTTCTCAATAACCGCGGCGGCCGGCTCGGGCATCGCGGCATCCAGGCACGGCTAAGTTACCGGGCCAAGCAGCAGGGCCTACCCCAGCACCTCCACCCCCACAAGCTGAGGCACTCCTTTGCCTCCCATATGCTGGAATCCAGTGGTGACCTCCGCGCCGTACAAGAATTGCTGGGGCATGCCAATCTGGCTACCACGCAGATCTATACGCACTTGGATTTTCAGCATCTGGCCCAGGTTTACGATCGCAGCCACCCCCGCGCAAACCGCAAGCCACGCAAACCGGAATAG
- a CDS encoding HAD family hydrolase produces MPRFKLISFDLDDTLWHTAPVIEAAEATLHTHLQQHCPKLIDRFSPLELREHRLAYLADNPHLEDYVSQWRLESMTMSLQLAGYSKQESERLAEQAFAVFYRARQAVKPFVDAEHTLAELARDYTLVSLTNGNADVTAMPFGQHFHFSLRAEQIGARKPKPEMFERALEWAKCKPADALHIGDHPEDDISGAKALGMSTLQARLPERARPLAAQADGQFSHWREVIPLIRQLESAN; encoded by the coding sequence ATGCCGCGATTTAAGCTGATCAGTTTTGATCTCGATGATACGCTGTGGCACACCGCACCGGTGATTGAAGCTGCCGAGGCAACACTTCACACCCACCTGCAGCAACACTGCCCCAAACTGATTGATCGTTTTTCCCCGCTTGAACTGCGCGAGCATCGGTTGGCGTATCTTGCTGACAACCCCCACCTGGAGGACTATGTCTCCCAGTGGCGGCTAGAAAGCATGACAATGTCGCTGCAGTTGGCGGGATACAGCAAACAGGAAAGTGAAAGGTTGGCAGAGCAAGCCTTCGCGGTGTTCTATCGAGCCCGCCAGGCGGTAAAGCCCTTTGTCGACGCAGAACACACGCTGGCCGAGCTGGCCAGAGACTATACCCTGGTCAGCCTGACTAACGGCAACGCCGATGTGACTGCCATGCCATTCGGGCAGCACTTCCATTTCAGCCTGCGCGCCGAACAAATTGGCGCCCGCAAGCCCAAGCCAGAAATGTTTGAGCGCGCGCTAGAGTGGGCCAAATGCAAACCCGCAGACGCCCTGCATATCGGCGATCACCCGGAGGATGACATCTCAGGGGCCAAAGCGCTTGGCATGAGTACCCTTCAAGCTCGACTCCCGGAGAGAGCCCGCCCCCTGGCTGCCCAAGCGGACGGCCAGTTCAGTCACTGGCGGGAAGTCATCCCCTTGATACGTCAGCTGGAAAGCGCAAATTAA
- the glnK gene encoding P-II family nitrogen regulator, whose protein sequence is MKLVSAVIKPFKLDDVRAALSEIGVQGVTVTEVKGFGRQKGHTELYRGAEYVVDFLPKVKLEIAVGDDMLDKVIDAVAKAANTGKIGDGKIFVSSLEQVIRIRTGETGEDAI, encoded by the coding sequence ATGAAACTAGTCAGTGCGGTAATCAAACCCTTCAAGCTGGATGACGTGCGGGCTGCGCTGTCCGAAATTGGTGTTCAGGGCGTCACCGTGACCGAAGTGAAAGGCTTCGGCCGGCAAAAGGGCCACACCGAGTTGTATCGTGGTGCCGAGTATGTGGTGGATTTTCTGCCCAAGGTGAAGCTGGAAATCGCTGTGGGCGACGACATGCTGGACAAAGTCATTGATGCGGTGGCCAAAGCCGCCAATACCGGCAAGATTGGTGATGGCAAGATCTTTGTGTCGTCGCTGGAGCAGGTTATCCGAATTCGCACCGGTGAAACGGGCGAAGACGCCATTTAA
- a CDS encoding ammonium transporter encodes MEDIIQVKYALDTFYFLVCGALVMWMAAGFAMLEAGLVRSKNTTEILTKNVALFAVACTMYLLCGYTIMYGGSESGILPDSWFGNSISNSSVEEVLASNGDIYYSGASDFFFQVVFVATAMSIVSGAVAERMKLFAFLVFAVVMTGVIYPLQGSWSWGGGFLSEAGFSDFAGSGIVHMCGAAAALAGVILLGARKGKYGASGQINAIPGANLPIATLGTFILWMGWFGFNGGSELMVSNIDEANATASVFVNTNAAASGGLIAALLVARILFGKADLTMALNGALAGLVAITAEPLAPGAIQATLIGAVGGVIVVFSIIGLDKLKIDDPVGAISVHGVVGLWGLLAVPLTNSDATFGNQIYGALVIFGWTFIASLIVWAILKAVMGIRVTEEEEYEGVDISECGMEAYPEFTGK; translated from the coding sequence ATGGAAGACATCATACAGGTCAAATACGCCCTGGACACATTCTACTTCCTGGTGTGTGGCGCGTTGGTCATGTGGATGGCCGCGGGCTTTGCCATGCTGGAAGCAGGTCTGGTGCGTTCAAAAAACACTACTGAAATTCTTACCAAAAACGTGGCGCTGTTTGCTGTAGCGTGCACCATGTATCTGCTGTGCGGTTACACCATTATGTACGGCGGTTCTGAAAGCGGTATTCTCCCCGACAGCTGGTTCGGCAACAGCATTTCCAACTCTAGCGTTGAGGAAGTGTTGGCGTCTAACGGCGACATCTACTACTCGGGTGCCTCTGACTTCTTCTTCCAGGTTGTCTTCGTAGCCACGGCGATGTCCATCGTCTCCGGTGCGGTAGCCGAGCGGATGAAGCTGTTTGCTTTCCTGGTGTTCGCGGTTGTGATGACTGGCGTTATCTACCCGCTGCAAGGTTCTTGGAGCTGGGGCGGTGGCTTCCTGTCTGAAGCCGGTTTCTCTGACTTCGCGGGCTCCGGTATCGTTCACATGTGTGGTGCGGCTGCGGCATTGGCTGGTGTCATCCTGTTGGGTGCACGTAAAGGCAAATACGGCGCGTCTGGCCAAATCAACGCGATTCCCGGTGCCAACCTGCCGATCGCTACCCTGGGTACCTTCATCCTGTGGATGGGCTGGTTCGGCTTTAACGGTGGTTCCGAGCTGATGGTATCCAACATCGACGAAGCCAACGCAACGGCGTCTGTCTTTGTTAACACCAACGCCGCTGCCAGTGGTGGTCTGATTGCCGCTCTGCTGGTTGCTCGCATCCTGTTCGGCAAAGCTGACCTGACTATGGCCCTGAACGGTGCTCTGGCTGGCCTGGTTGCCATCACTGCTGAGCCTCTGGCTCCCGGCGCGATTCAAGCGACTTTGATCGGTGCTGTGGGTGGTGTGATTGTTGTGTTCTCTATCATCGGCCTGGACAAGCTGAAAATCGACGATCCCGTCGGTGCGATCTCTGTCCACGGTGTTGTCGGTCTGTGGGGTCTGTTGGCAGTGCCGCTGACTAACTCCGATGCGACTTTCGGCAACCAAATCTACGGTGCACTGGTTATCTTCGGCTGGACCTTTATCGCTAGCTTGATTGTCTGGGCGATCCTCAAAGCCGTCATGGGTATCCGCGTGACCGAGGAAGAAGAGTACGAAGGCGTCGATATCTCCGAGTGCGGTATGGAAGCCTACCCAGAATTCACCGGCAAGTAA
- the glnK gene encoding P-II family nitrogen regulator, protein MKLITAVIKPFKLDDVREALSDIGVQGITVTEVKGFGRQKGHTELYRGAEYVVDFLPKVKIEVAVADGTVDSTIEAISKSANTGKIGDGKIFVSPLEQVVRIRTGETGEDAI, encoded by the coding sequence ATGAAATTGATTACGGCTGTTATCAAGCCCTTCAAACTGGACGACGTCCGTGAAGCACTTTCCGATATCGGTGTTCAGGGTATTACTGTCACTGAAGTGAAAGGCTTTGGACGTCAAAAAGGCCACACTGAACTGTACCGCGGTGCGGAATATGTTGTGGATTTTCTTCCCAAAGTAAAAATTGAAGTTGCTGTGGCTGACGGCACTGTCGACTCAACTATTGAAGCCATCAGCAAATCCGCTAATACCGGCAAAATCGGCGACGGCAAAATCTTTGTCTCTCCGCTTGAGCAGGTGGTTCGGATTCGGACTGGTGAAACCGGCGAAGACGCCATCTAA
- a CDS encoding TorF family putative porin, giving the protein MKNLKTVLAASVAAASMTMAAAPASAELAASVGVASTYLWRGYDLGSGTPAVSGDISYSTGGAYIGAWASSGDTAAGTEYDLYAGYGMEFDGFSFDISVWNYNYPTGPGYLGTEETDFFEHTDVILTFGLGPVSFSYYEPIAGPDGFTEYNYYTLSTGFGAFSATLGMEDIDGDNSLHLDIAYAYNDNLSFIVSQQDGDVDELGLDTDPKFIVSYSLPIEM; this is encoded by the coding sequence ATGAAAAACCTGAAAACTGTTCTGGCTGCTAGCGTAGCAGCTGCCTCAATGACAATGGCCGCGGCACCTGCATCGGCTGAACTGGCCGCCAGCGTGGGTGTAGCGAGCACGTACTTGTGGCGCGGTTATGACCTGGGCAGCGGTACTCCTGCTGTATCGGGCGATATCAGTTACAGCACTGGTGGCGCATACATCGGTGCATGGGCTTCGTCTGGTGACACGGCTGCCGGGACAGAGTATGACCTCTATGCCGGCTACGGTATGGAATTTGATGGCTTTAGCTTCGATATCAGTGTTTGGAACTACAACTATCCTACTGGCCCTGGATACTTGGGCACAGAAGAAACTGATTTCTTCGAGCACACTGATGTCATCCTGACATTCGGACTGGGCCCCGTAAGCTTCTCTTACTACGAGCCCATTGCTGGACCAGACGGTTTTACTGAGTATAACTACTACACGCTGAGCACTGGTTTTGGTGCTTTCTCGGCGACCTTGGGTATGGAAGATATCGATGGCGATAACAGCCTCCACCTCGATATTGCCTACGCCTACAACGACAACTTGTCGTTCATAGTGAGCCAGCAGGACGGTGATGTGGACGAGTTGGGTCTGGACACCGATCCTAAGTTCATCGTTTCTTACAGCTTGCCTATCGAGATGTAA
- the urtE gene encoding urea ABC transporter ATP-binding subunit UrtE produces MLAVENIDLYYGASQALKKINLCAEKGEITCILGRNGVGKSSLARAVTGRHPVRAGHINWEGRDITAMSPADRARAGIAYVPQGREIFSQLTVQENLHTGYAPLKRSQRRVSPEIFDLFPVLKSMLRRRGGDLSGGQQQQLAIARALVTKPRLLVLDEPTEGIQPSIIKDIHNVISILRQQGEMAIVLVEQYFDFAKELADQYAVMDRGEVILSGRGDEMVEEEVRRHMTV; encoded by the coding sequence ATGTTGGCGGTTGAAAATATCGACTTGTACTATGGCGCCAGCCAGGCGCTAAAGAAAATCAATCTCTGTGCAGAGAAGGGCGAGATCACCTGCATCCTGGGGCGAAATGGGGTGGGTAAGTCCAGCCTGGCCAGAGCGGTGACCGGACGCCACCCCGTGCGGGCCGGCCATATCAACTGGGAAGGGCGGGATATCACCGCCATGAGTCCTGCTGATCGAGCCCGTGCGGGCATTGCCTATGTGCCTCAGGGGCGGGAGATCTTTTCCCAGCTGACGGTGCAGGAAAACCTCCATACCGGCTATGCGCCTTTAAAGCGTTCTCAACGCCGGGTGAGTCCGGAAATCTTCGATTTGTTCCCGGTGCTTAAATCCATGCTGCGGCGCCGGGGCGGTGACCTGTCAGGCGGTCAGCAACAGCAGCTGGCCATCGCCCGTGCGCTGGTGACCAAGCCTCGTCTGCTGGTGTTGGATGAACCCACCGAAGGCATCCAGCCCTCCATCATCAAGGATATACACAACGTTATCTCTATTTTGCGCCAGCAGGGCGAGATGGCGATTGTGTTGGTAGAGCAGTACTTTGATTTTGCCAAAGAACTTGCAGATCAGTACGCGGTGATGGATCGGGGCGAAGTGATTTTGTCTGGCCGGGGGGACGAGATGGTGGAAGAGGAAGTGCGGCGGCATATGACCGTGTAA